ccatccatccatccatccatccatctgttcaTCCATCCtgtctcttgttttgtttatgtattgttaatatttttgtctttcagggTGTGAGACGTTCATGGACATTGTGATCGTTCTGGACGGTTCTAACTCGATCTACCCGTGGTACGAGGTGCAGGACTTCCTCATCACCGTCCTGCAGAAGTTCTACATCGGCCCAGGTCAGACGCAGGTCGGTTCATCACTGAATCTCAGAGTCCAGTAAAACTCACCTCCGGTTTAGTCTAAAGCACGGAAACTAAACCTGCCTGCAAAATGACAGGTCTCACATTTTTCCCAAGGATtaacatttcgaggattttagaatatttcgaggattttaggacattattagGACTTTAAGGCATTTCTTGGAGTTCAGGATATTTCAAAgactttgtgacatttttttgattttaggacacttttaggGTTTTAGTAAGTTTCTAGGATTAAACGGGcgcttctcagattttagtacatttctaggacttaggacattagggtcttagctaggacctctttGACGGGGTGCGGTTAGTTCTCAGCGACGCGGCCCAGAGTAAAGATCTGACCTGACTGGTTTGACTGGGAGCTGAGCTGTAGGCTGGCAGACGGCGATGCCTTCAGGTTCAGGGTTCAGGATTGAGCTGTGTTTTGGCTGCAGGTGGGCGTGGTCCAGTACGGTTCCACGGTGGTCCATGAGTTCGGCCTGGGGGAGTACCAAAcggtggaggaggtggtggaggccGCCAGGAGTATCGACCAGCGGGGCGGGGAGGAGACCAGGACGGCGCTGGGCATCAACGTGGCGCGGTACGACACCAAACGATGCTCCTGGTGAATGACGGACACAATAACCGACACGGATCCCTGACGTACCGCCTTCCGCCGTATGTTTCCTTTCAGGTCGGAGGCGTTCAAGCGCGGCGGTCGACCCGGCGCTCAGAAGGTGATGATCGTGATCACGGACGGAGAATCTCATGACAGTCCAGATCTGCTGCAGGCTGTCGCCGACAGCGAGAGAGACAACGTCACCATGTACGCCATCGCTGTGAGTCCGTCCTTCTCCTCCCTCAAACCCACGATACCTGCTGACTTCCTGTCCAACTTCCTGTCCGACGTCCTTTTTTCGTCTTACTTCCCATTTTTTGCACTAAAACCACTTTGTTGTCTTCCGTGTCTGGACTTAAAAACCTCTCTGCCTCCGTCTCGTCCAGGTTCTGGGTTATTACAACCGTCGAGGAATCAACCCCGAAGCCTTCCTGAAGGAAATCAAGTTCATAGCGAGCGACCCGGATGAGAAGCACTTCTTCAATGTGTCGGACGAGTCGGCGCTGAAGGACATCGTGGACGCGCTGGGAGAGAGGATTTTCTCTCTGGAAGGTCAGCTGACCC
The DNA window shown above is from Plectropomus leopardus isolate mb unplaced genomic scaffold, YSFRI_Pleo_2.0 unplaced_scaffold16118, whole genome shotgun sequence and carries:
- the LOC121964572 gene encoding integrin alpha-11-like, whose protein sequence is CETFMDIVIVLDGSNSIYPWYEVQDFLITVLQKFYIGPGQTQVGVVQYGSTVVHEFGLGEYQTVEEVVEAARSIDQRGGEETRTALGINVARSEAFKRGGRPGAQKVMIVITDGESHDSPDLLQAVADSERDNVTMYAIAVLGYYNRRGINPEAFLKEIKFIASDPDEKHFFNVSDESALKDIVDALGERIFSLEGTSSQGRGFGLQMAQAGFSSHLVR